From a region of the Chlamydomonas reinhardtii strain CC-503 cw92 mt+ chromosome 12, whole genome shotgun sequence genome:
- a CDS encoding ribosomal protein S17, which produces MGRVRTKTVKKASRVIIEKYYGRLTMDFDTNKRVVEEVALIATKRLRNKIAGFTTHLMKRIQRGPVRGISLKLQEEERERRMDFVPEESAINTLSIEVDKDTMDMLKSINMGTLSGVQLAQPQTNFKPYGGNRGGNKQQ; this is translated from the exons ATG GGTCGTGTGCGCACCAAGACCGTGAAGAAGGCTTCTCGTGTTATCATCGAGAAGTACTATGGCCGCCTCACCATGGACTTCGACACCAACAAGCGTGTCGTTGAGGAGGTGGCTCTGATTGCCACCAAGCGCCTGCGCAACAAGATTGCCGGCTTCACCACT cacctgatGAAGCGCATTCAGCGCGGCCCCGTGCGCGGCATCTCCCTGAAGCTCCAG gaggaggagcgcgagcgccGCATGGACTTCGTGCCCGAGGAGTCCGCCATCAACACCCTGTCGATCGAG GTGGACAAGGACACCATGGATATGCTCAAGTCCATCAACATGGGCACCCTGTCGGGCGtccagctggcgcagccccAGACCAACTTCAAGCCCTAcggcggcaaccgcggcggcaACAAGCAGCAGTAA